The following are encoded together in the Bos taurus isolate L1 Dominette 01449 registration number 42190680 breed Hereford chromosome 17, ARS-UCD2.0, whole genome shotgun sequence genome:
- the MIF gene encoding macrophage migration inhibitory factor: protein MPMFVVNTNVPRASVPDGLLSELTQQLAQATGKPAQYIAVHVVPDQLMTFGGSSEPCALCSLHSIGKIGGAQNRSYSKLLCGLLTERLRISPDRIYINFCDMNAANVGWNGSTFA, encoded by the exons ATGCCGATGTTCGTGGTGAACACCAACGTGCCCCGCGCCTCCGTGCCGGACGGGCTCCTCTCCGAGCTCACGCAGCAGCTGGCGCAGGCCACGGGCAAGCCGGCACAG TACATCGCGGTGCACGTGGTCCCAGACCAGCTCATGACCTTCGGGGGCTCCAGCGAGCCCTGCGCGCTCTGCAGCCTGCACAGCATCGGCAAGATCGGCGGCGCGCAGAACCGCTCCTACAGCAAGCTGCTGTGCGGCCTGCTGACCGAGCGCCTGCGCATTAGCCCGGACAG GATCTACATCAACTTCTGCGACATGAACGCGGCCAACGTGGGCTGGAACGGCTCCACCTTCGCCTGA